A part of Gemmatimonas groenlandica genomic DNA contains:
- a CDS encoding MBL fold metallo-hydrolase — MARVGCRSLVMCALLSVGVRTRLAAQGEPFAAPQLSEVRRLAGTVPGAAPTAIRLELQTPFSIPRADWVEGAGPDTMRAAVPVFQIRFPRGWIIVDAAMDRSFVPTSKTFNDTTHQRIHAAMRDARLVLVTHEHYDHIAGVLQSPFLATIQSHTLLLRAQVRTLVDHPSRPDIHIDSVTSAKYLQFDYDRLMPLAPGVVVIKAPGHTPGAQMVFVKLETGEELLLAGDVAWTMDGITNQRHKPEATTRRFGGEDRLAVDAELRWLRDLQRAGVHVVLAHDLANLERLMALRLLTVGFDMQSP; from the coding sequence ATGGCACGCGTCGGTTGTCGTTCCCTCGTCATGTGTGCCCTGCTGAGCGTTGGCGTTCGCACGCGCCTCGCGGCACAGGGCGAGCCCTTCGCGGCACCGCAGCTGTCGGAGGTTCGGCGCCTGGCCGGCACCGTCCCCGGCGCCGCGCCGACCGCGATCCGACTGGAGCTGCAGACGCCGTTCTCGATCCCGCGTGCGGATTGGGTCGAAGGCGCGGGTCCGGACACCATGCGCGCGGCGGTACCGGTCTTTCAGATCCGATTCCCACGTGGATGGATCATCGTGGACGCCGCGATGGATCGCTCGTTCGTGCCGACCAGCAAGACCTTTAACGACACGACGCACCAGCGGATTCATGCGGCGATGCGCGACGCGCGCTTGGTGCTGGTCACGCATGAACACTACGACCATATCGCGGGTGTGCTGCAGTCGCCCTTCCTCGCAACCATCCAATCCCACACCCTGCTTTTGCGCGCGCAGGTTCGCACGCTTGTTGATCACCCCAGCCGCCCCGACATCCACATCGACTCAGTGACGAGCGCCAAGTATCTGCAGTTCGACTATGACCGCTTGATGCCATTGGCACCCGGCGTGGTCGTGATCAAAGCCCCCGGGCACACGCCGGGCGCGCAGATGGTGTTTGTGAAGCTCGAGACCGGCGAGGAGCTGTTGCTGGCGGGGGACGTCGCGTGGACGATGGACGGCATCACGAATCAACGGCACAAGCCCGAGGCGACGACGCGACGGTTTGGCGGCGAGGATCGGCTGGCGGTCGACGCGGAGCTCCGCTGGCTGCGCGACCTGCAGCGGGCGGGCGTCCACGTGGTGCTCGCCCACGATCTGGCGAATCTTGAACGCCTGATGGCGCTGCGCCTGCTGACGGTGGGCTTCGACATGCAGTCGCCGTGA
- a CDS encoding serine/threonine-protein kinase, with product MTSTLERLTTALSPSYRVSRELGAGGMATVYLAHDLKHERDVAIKVLHPDLGAALGAERFLSEIKTTAKLQHPHILPLLDSGAADGLLYYVMPFVRGETLRARLDRERQLPLDDALRIAREVAGALDHAHKQGIIHRDIKPENILLQDGAAVVADFGIALAVQSAGGARMTQTGLSLGTPQYMSPEQAMGERTIDARSDIYALGAVTYEMLAGEPPFTGASVQAIVAKVMSAEPERLTLTRKSVPVGTEVAVLRALAKLPVDRYASAAAFAEALAADEHTHPFDRPSTAAALTASRRWLPVLIGATLSAVVTITVIQWRAGLTATSSSLSSAQVTFSGQTAVPALSADGDVLAYVRGACEQPGHSAFPLDFDVGNSEVPCRSSLVIQDSGTTTPVEILKNVLSITDVRWSADNSALFLVARLDSAREGLYQMPRLGGVARQIGPRARFDVHPVGDTLIAVPLVDELATSAFAHIVEVKGGSIIDSIRMPDRQIRSIAWSPDGKSFAVAKPSGIYLLRRDGTVLDSTARSVRRTMRWNVDGTALLIFRPAPARDDELVAIPVLDGARFGGEPRVLLPRMQTLYRGDFDVARKSGRVALVSGDAVQDLWSFPIQNGAAAVGRQQTRGTSWYGTPAPSPDGQRIYYSRGDALGDNMYELSLASPGLEEQPLSASLGIGFGAAPSLSVSGARLIFLKQPEEGTYIREVNELDVPRRVVRKLTTYQPNVPFPIAQTGMVDLRRNGDSLVVFSARDAAPLYIVAPDSMRIVSMSIGPDEREAAVVASSGGTSVLGVLSLSSGWKFRVLVRFDQAAPSTYLSWTTSGLIYFARWSIAAGAPVLYRVLSTGGAVTPVMAVPPRCWVQTVSVARAAPVGTCQTHDFRSDVYLLSVPGVTR from the coding sequence GTGACCTCCACTCTCGAACGCCTCACCACCGCCCTGAGCCCTAGCTATCGCGTTTCGCGCGAACTCGGCGCCGGCGGCATGGCCACCGTGTACCTCGCGCACGATCTCAAGCACGAGCGCGATGTCGCCATAAAAGTGCTGCACCCGGACCTCGGTGCGGCCTTGGGCGCTGAGCGGTTCTTGAGTGAAATCAAAACCACTGCGAAGCTGCAGCATCCGCACATTTTGCCGCTGCTGGATTCCGGCGCGGCCGATGGGTTGTTGTACTACGTGATGCCGTTTGTGCGAGGCGAAACGCTGCGCGCTCGGCTTGATCGTGAACGACAGCTGCCCCTCGACGACGCGCTTCGCATCGCGCGAGAGGTCGCCGGCGCGCTGGACCACGCGCACAAGCAAGGCATCATCCACCGAGACATCAAGCCGGAGAATATCCTCCTGCAAGATGGCGCCGCGGTCGTCGCCGACTTCGGCATTGCCCTCGCCGTGCAAAGCGCCGGCGGCGCCCGCATGACGCAAACGGGGCTCTCCCTCGGCACGCCGCAGTACATGAGTCCCGAGCAGGCGATGGGCGAACGCACCATCGACGCGCGCAGTGACATCTATGCATTAGGTGCGGTGACGTACGAAATGCTGGCCGGTGAGCCGCCCTTTACCGGGGCCAGTGTGCAGGCGATCGTGGCCAAGGTGATGAGCGCCGAGCCGGAGCGGCTCACGCTCACCCGCAAGTCGGTTCCGGTGGGTACCGAGGTGGCGGTGCTGCGCGCCTTGGCCAAGTTGCCAGTCGATCGGTATGCCAGTGCGGCGGCATTCGCGGAGGCGCTTGCCGCTGACGAACATACGCACCCATTTGACCGTCCGTCGACAGCCGCGGCTCTAACGGCGTCACGGCGCTGGCTTCCGGTGTTGATCGGCGCCACCCTGAGTGCGGTCGTGACCATCACCGTCATCCAATGGCGTGCGGGTTTGACGGCAACCTCTTCCTCGCTCTCCTCGGCGCAGGTTACGTTCAGTGGACAGACCGCCGTACCCGCGCTGAGCGCCGATGGGGATGTCTTGGCTTACGTTCGCGGCGCGTGTGAACAACCCGGGCATTCCGCGTTTCCACTCGACTTCGACGTGGGCAACAGCGAGGTCCCGTGCCGCTCGTCGCTGGTCATTCAGGATAGCGGTACGACCACGCCGGTTGAGATACTCAAGAACGTCCTATCCATCACGGACGTGCGGTGGAGTGCCGACAACAGCGCGCTCTTTCTCGTCGCGCGATTGGACTCGGCGCGCGAAGGCCTGTATCAAATGCCCCGGCTTGGCGGCGTGGCTCGCCAGATCGGCCCTCGTGCTCGTTTCGATGTGCATCCAGTGGGTGATACGCTGATTGCCGTGCCGCTCGTCGATGAACTAGCTACCTCAGCTTTTGCCCACATCGTCGAGGTGAAAGGTGGATCGATTATCGACAGTATTCGCATGCCCGATCGGCAGATTCGATCGATCGCGTGGTCTCCCGATGGCAAAAGCTTCGCGGTAGCCAAGCCGAGCGGCATCTACCTGCTGCGCCGTGATGGCACCGTGCTCGATTCGACGGCACGGTCCGTGAGGCGCACGATGCGCTGGAATGTGGACGGCACCGCGCTGCTCATTTTTCGTCCTGCCCCTGCGCGCGACGATGAGCTCGTCGCGATTCCTGTGCTCGACGGCGCGCGATTCGGTGGCGAGCCGAGGGTCCTGCTGCCGCGCATGCAGACGCTGTATCGCGGTGACTTCGACGTGGCGCGTAAGAGCGGACGGGTTGCGCTTGTTTCTGGTGATGCCGTGCAGGATTTGTGGAGCTTCCCCATTCAGAACGGAGCCGCCGCCGTCGGCCGCCAGCAAACGCGCGGCACGAGCTGGTATGGGACGCCCGCGCCGTCGCCCGATGGGCAGCGCATCTACTATTCGCGTGGGGATGCACTCGGTGACAACATGTATGAGCTCTCTTTGGCGTCTCCGGGCTTGGAAGAGCAGCCGCTGAGCGCAAGCCTCGGGATCGGCTTCGGTGCGGCGCCTTCGCTGTCGGTCAGCGGAGCCCGTTTGATCTTCTTGAAGCAACCAGAAGAGGGTACATACATCCGAGAAGTGAATGAGCTCGACGTACCGCGACGAGTCGTTCGAAAGCTCACCACATATCAACCAAACGTCCCGTTTCCGATCGCGCAGACCGGTATGGTGGATCTGCGACGCAACGGTGATTCGTTGGTCGTCTTCTCCGCGCGTGACGCCGCCCCGCTGTATATTGTCGCGCCGGACAGCATGCGTATCGTGTCCATGTCAATCGGCCCGGATGAGCGTGAAGCAGCGGTGGTGGCGTCGTCGGGAGGAACGAGCGTGCTCGGGGTGCTGTCACTCTCAAGCGGTTGGAAGTTCCGCGTGCTCGTGCGGTTTGATCAGGCGGCGCCGTCGACATACCTGAGCTGGACCACCTCCGGCCTTATATACTTCGCGCGTTGGTCTATTGCCGCCGGCGCGCCGGTGTTGTATCGCGTCCTCAGCACCGGTGGAGCGGTGACTCCGGTCATGGCTGTCCCGCCTCGTTGCTGGGTGCAAACGGTTTCCGTCGCTCGCGCCGCTCCAGTGGGCACCTGTCAAACCCACGACTTTCGCAGCGACGTCTATCTGCTGAGCGTGCCCGGAGTGACGCGATAG
- a CDS encoding alpha/beta fold hydrolase, translating into MMAPFPRSWRVTALIASVGFALAPAAAPAQLVDTSFVSKGVRIHYVEQGRGVPVVLIHGIEGSLAGWRRVPIFGDLARDYRVIAIDQRGHGRSDKPHEAASYGREMALDVVRLLDHLGLAKAHVVGYSLGAMVTSQLLTLHPERFRSAVLIAGAGRLVWNASLAEVADVEARERDAQCISPTLMARLRPPTEPAPTAERLRALSAACIADTTQDRFALAALTRSRADQVITPAAGAAVTVPTLAIVGSLDPLKADLDALKVLRPSIEYVVVDSATHSGVRGILTRSETLTALRAFLGRPLP; encoded by the coding sequence ATGATGGCCCCGTTCCCGCGGTCGTGGCGAGTCACCGCACTTATCGCGTCAGTTGGATTCGCGCTGGCCCCTGCCGCTGCGCCCGCGCAGCTCGTTGATACGAGCTTCGTGAGCAAGGGCGTGCGCATTCATTATGTGGAACAGGGGCGTGGTGTCCCTGTCGTCCTGATTCACGGCATCGAGGGTTCGCTCGCCGGCTGGCGCCGAGTGCCAATTTTCGGCGACCTCGCCCGCGACTATCGCGTCATAGCCATCGATCAGCGGGGACACGGCCGGAGCGACAAGCCGCACGAGGCAGCGTCATACGGCCGCGAGATGGCGCTGGACGTTGTTCGCCTGCTGGACCATCTCGGCCTCGCTAAGGCACACGTGGTCGGCTATTCGCTCGGCGCCATGGTGACCTCGCAGCTTCTGACGCTGCATCCTGAGCGGTTTCGTTCGGCCGTCCTGATCGCAGGCGCGGGGCGCCTCGTGTGGAATGCATCGCTTGCAGAGGTCGCCGACGTCGAGGCGCGCGAGCGGGATGCGCAGTGCATCAGCCCCACGCTTATGGCGCGCCTACGCCCCCCAACGGAACCTGCCCCGACAGCCGAGCGTCTGCGTGCGCTCTCTGCGGCTTGCATTGCCGATACAACGCAGGACCGCTTCGCTCTTGCAGCACTCACACGCTCGCGAGCCGACCAGGTAATTACGCCTGCAGCCGGCGCCGCCGTGACTGTACCAACGCTCGCGATCGTAGGATCACTCGATCCGCTAAAGGCAGACCTCGATGCGCTGAAGGTACTTCGTCCTTCCATTGAGTACGTCGTAGTCGATAGCGCAACACATAGCGGCGTGCGCGGGATTCTCACACGCTCCGAGACGCTCACTGCGTTGCGGGCATTCCTCGGACGACCGTTGCCCTAG